In the Paralichthys olivaceus isolate ysfri-2021 chromosome 15, ASM2471397v2, whole genome shotgun sequence genome, one interval contains:
- the ruvbl2 gene encoding ruvB-like 2 isoform X1 — protein MALTPKVPEVRDIMRIERIGAHSHIRGLGLDDALEPRQVSQGMVGQLASRRAAGVILEMIKDGHIAGRAVLIAGQPGTGKTAIAMGIAQSLGPDTPFTALAGSEIFSLEMSKTEALSQAFRKAIGVRIKEETEIIEGEVVEIQIDRPATGTGAKVGKLTLKTTEMETIYDLGNKMIDSLSKEKVQAGDVITIDKATGKISKLGRSFTRARDYDAMGAQTQFVQCPEGELQKRKEVVHTVSLHEIDVINSRTQGFLALFSGDTGEIKSEVREQINAKVCEWREEGKAEIIPGVLFIDEVHMLDMECFSFLNRALESDLSPVLIMATNRGITRIRGTNYQSPHGIPIDLLDRLLIIATSPYSEKETRQILKIRCEEEDVELSDEAHSVLTRIGMETSLRYAIQLISTAGLVCRKRKGTEVQVEDIKRVYSLFLDEARSSQYMKEYQDSFLFNETPATMDTS, from the exons ATGGCGCTGACTCCAAAGGTTCCAGAGGTCCGTGACATCATGCGGATCGAGAGAATTG GTGCACATTCTCACATCCGTGGCCTTGGTTTGGATGATGCCTTGGAGCCAAGACAG GTGTCTCAGGGGATGGTCGGCCAGCTGGCCTCCCGTCGGGCAGCAGGGGTCATTCTGGAGATGATCAAAGATGGCCACATTGCTGGCAGGGCAGTACTGATAGCTGGCCAACCTGGCACAGGAAAGACTGCCATTGCCATGG GCATCGCCCAGTCTCTTGGCCCTGATACACCCTTCACAGCACTGGCTGGTAGTGAGATCTTCTCTCTGGAGATGAGCAAGACCGAGGCACTCAGCCAAGCTTTTAGAAAAGCTATTGGAGTGAGGATCAA agaggaaacagagattATTGAAGGAGAGGTGGTGGAAATCCAGATTGATAGACCAGCCACTGGAACG GGCGCCAAGGTAGGCAAGCTGACTCTAAAGACGACTGAGATGGAGACAATATACGACTTAGGCAACAAGATGATTGACAGTCTCAGTAAAGAGAAGGTTCAAGCAGG AGATGTGATTACCATTGACAAAGCCACAGGAAAGATCAGCAAGCTCGGCCGCTCCTTCACCAGAGCCAGAGACTATGATGCCATGGGAGCTCAG ACACAGTTTGTGCAGTGTCCAGAGGGGGAGCtgcagaagaggaaagaggTGGTCCACACAGTGTCCCTCCATGAGATCGATGTCATCAACAGCCGCACACAAGGCTTCCTGGCTCTTTTCTCCGGAGACACCGGAGAGATCAAGTCGGAAGTCCGCGAGCAGATCAATGCTaaagtgtgtgagtggaggGAAGAAGGCAAAGCAGAGATCATTCCAGGG GTGTTATTTATTGACGAGGTCCATATGTTGGACATGGAGTGCTTTTCTTTCCTGAACCGTGCACTCGAGAGTGACCTGTCCCCAGTTCTCATTATGGCCACCAACAGAGGCATCACCCG TATCCGGGGCACAAACTATCAGAGTCCTCATGGCATCCCTATCGATCTGCTGGATCGTCTGCTCATCATTGCCACCTCGCCTTACTCCGAAAAAGAAACAAGGCAGATCCTCAAGATCCG gtgtgaggaggaggacgtgGAGCTGAGCGACGAGGCTCACTCCGTCCTGACTCGCATCGGCATGGAGACGTCGCTGCGCTACGCCATTCAGCTGATCAGCACCGCAGGACTGGTGTGTCGCAAGCGCAAG GGGACAGAAGTGCAGGTGGAGGACATTAAACGGGTCTATTCTCTGTTCCTGGATGAGGCCAGATCCTCTCAGTACATGAAGGAGTATCAGGATTCCTTCCTCTTTAATGAAACAC CGGCTACGATGGATACCTCGTAA
- the ruvbl2 gene encoding ruvB-like 2 isoform X2: protein MALTPKVPEVRDIMRIERIGAHSHIRGLGLDDALEPRQVSQGMVGQLASRRAAGVILEMIKDGHIAGRAVLIAGQPGTGKTAIAMGIAQSLGPDTPFTALAGSEIFSLEMSKTEALSQAFRKAIGVRIKEETEIIEGEVVEIQIDRPATGTGAKVGKLTLKTTEMETIYDLGNKMIDSLSKEKVQAGDVITIDKATGKISKLGRSFTRARDYDAMGAQTQFVQCPEGELQKRKEVVHTVSLHEIDVINSRTQGFLALFSGDTGEIKSEVREQINAKVCEWREEGKAEIIPGVLFIDEVHMLDMECFSFLNRALESDLSPVLIMATNRGITRIRGTNYQSPHGIPIDLLDRLLIIATSPYSEKETRQILKIRCEEEDVELSDEAHSVLTRIGMETSLRYAIQLISTAGLVCRKRKGTEVQVEDIKRVYSLFLDEARSSQYMKEYQDSFLFNETQAATMDTS from the exons ATGGCGCTGACTCCAAAGGTTCCAGAGGTCCGTGACATCATGCGGATCGAGAGAATTG GTGCACATTCTCACATCCGTGGCCTTGGTTTGGATGATGCCTTGGAGCCAAGACAG GTGTCTCAGGGGATGGTCGGCCAGCTGGCCTCCCGTCGGGCAGCAGGGGTCATTCTGGAGATGATCAAAGATGGCCACATTGCTGGCAGGGCAGTACTGATAGCTGGCCAACCTGGCACAGGAAAGACTGCCATTGCCATGG GCATCGCCCAGTCTCTTGGCCCTGATACACCCTTCACAGCACTGGCTGGTAGTGAGATCTTCTCTCTGGAGATGAGCAAGACCGAGGCACTCAGCCAAGCTTTTAGAAAAGCTATTGGAGTGAGGATCAA agaggaaacagagattATTGAAGGAGAGGTGGTGGAAATCCAGATTGATAGACCAGCCACTGGAACG GGCGCCAAGGTAGGCAAGCTGACTCTAAAGACGACTGAGATGGAGACAATATACGACTTAGGCAACAAGATGATTGACAGTCTCAGTAAAGAGAAGGTTCAAGCAGG AGATGTGATTACCATTGACAAAGCCACAGGAAAGATCAGCAAGCTCGGCCGCTCCTTCACCAGAGCCAGAGACTATGATGCCATGGGAGCTCAG ACACAGTTTGTGCAGTGTCCAGAGGGGGAGCtgcagaagaggaaagaggTGGTCCACACAGTGTCCCTCCATGAGATCGATGTCATCAACAGCCGCACACAAGGCTTCCTGGCTCTTTTCTCCGGAGACACCGGAGAGATCAAGTCGGAAGTCCGCGAGCAGATCAATGCTaaagtgtgtgagtggaggGAAGAAGGCAAAGCAGAGATCATTCCAGGG GTGTTATTTATTGACGAGGTCCATATGTTGGACATGGAGTGCTTTTCTTTCCTGAACCGTGCACTCGAGAGTGACCTGTCCCCAGTTCTCATTATGGCCACCAACAGAGGCATCACCCG TATCCGGGGCACAAACTATCAGAGTCCTCATGGCATCCCTATCGATCTGCTGGATCGTCTGCTCATCATTGCCACCTCGCCTTACTCCGAAAAAGAAACAAGGCAGATCCTCAAGATCCG gtgtgaggaggaggacgtgGAGCTGAGCGACGAGGCTCACTCCGTCCTGACTCGCATCGGCATGGAGACGTCGCTGCGCTACGCCATTCAGCTGATCAGCACCGCAGGACTGGTGTGTCGCAAGCGCAAG GGGACAGAAGTGCAGGTGGAGGACATTAAACGGGTCTATTCTCTGTTCCTGGATGAGGCCAGATCCTCTCAGTACATGAAGGAGTATCAGGATTCCTTCCTCTTTAATGAAACAC AAGCGGCTACGATGGATACCTCGTAA
- the ftr83 gene encoding finTRIM family, member 83 has product MSSDQDSCYLCKEYLRDPVSIPCGHVFCSICLKTYWDHADHTGSFLCPQCKVSYNKRPTPRRMAGSRHSTIPRNSESFPPPPPSPDYNYAGPQDVGCDICIGKKHKAIKTCLMCLASYCEKHLKPHFESATFKRHKLVDEIGHLDRQICPQHQKGLELFCRTDQMCICVLCTVKEHKGHDMVSAEQERAEEQQRLGATQAEIQEKIHDRLKQMEELKQAVDSLKNSAHRALQECEKMFSDMMRSIERMQQEMTKLISSNKRAALNNAEGHLERLTHEIADLKRRDNEITQLSRTEDHIHFIQSYHMLIAQTEAEELPTVSVNPYFTFGPVTKAVSEMKQHLNEFSNDELVKVAKTVNKMTFCQLDESKKKKSIIKSDEAAMYKSLPLQEPQYREDFLKYACQLTLDPNTAYRQLYLSRGNRKAALKRDPQSYGDNPARFDSLPQILCKEPLSGGAYYWEVDWSGEGAAIGVTYKGIKRNGYGDTCRIGYNRKSWSLFCSDSSYSARHSKDQIEINQPYSSRIGVFLDHAGGTLSFYTVGDSMSLIHRFKASFSEAVYPGFWVWYESAITLIQL; this is encoded by the exons ATGTCATCTGACCAGGATAGCTGCTACCTGTGTAAGGAATACCTCAGGGATCCAGTGTCCATCCCATGTGGCCATGTCTTCTGCTCCATTTGCCTGAAGACATACTGGGACCATGCTGACCACACAGGTTCGTTCCTCTGCCCACAGTGCAAGGTCTCTTACAACAAGAGGCCCACGCCAAGACGTATGGCGGGCTCCCGGCACTCCACCATCCCACGCAACTCTGAATCTTTTCCACCTCCACCCCCGTCGCCTGACTACAACTACGCGGGACCCCAGGACGTAGGATGTGACATCTGCATTGGCAAGAAGCACAAAGCCATCAAGACCTGCCTGATGTGTCTGGCCTCCTACTGCGAGAAGCACCTGAAGCCCCACTTCGAGTCCGCAACTTTTAAGAGGCACAAGCTGGTGGATGAGATCGGCCACCTGGACAGGCAGATCTGTCCCCAGCATCAGAAGGGTTTGGAGCTTTTCTGTCGCACTGACCAgatgtgcatctgtgtgctgTGTACGGTGAAGGAACACAAAGGTCACGACATGGTGTCTGCTGAGCAGGAGAGGGCTGAGGAGCAG CAACGGTTGGGCGCCACCCAGGCTGAGATCCAGGAGAAGATTCACGACCGACTCAAGCAGATGGAAGAACTAAAACAAGCAGTCGACTCACTCAAG AACTCGGCTCATAGGGCGCTGCAGGAATGCGAGAAGATGTTTAGCGACATGATGCGCTCCATCGAGAGGATGCAGCAGGAGATGACGAAGCTGATCTCCTCCAACAAGAGGGCAGCGCTCAACAACGCAGAGGGCCACTTGGAGCGTCTGACCCACGAGATCGCTGAcctgaagaggagagacaaCGAGATCACCCAGCTGTCCCGCACTGAGGACCACATCCACTTCATCCAG AGCTACCACATGCTGATCGctcagacagaggcagaagagCTGCCCACAGTGAGCGTCAACCCCTACTTCACCTTCGGCCCCGTGACGAAGGCCGTCTCCGAGATGAAACAACACTTGAATGAATTCAGCAATGATGAACTGGTCAAGGTCGCCAAGACAG tTAACAAGATGACCTTCTGTCAACTGGACGaatccaaaaagaaaaagtcaattATAAAAA GTGATGAAGCTGCCATGTACAAGTCTCTGCCACTCCAGGAACCTCAGTACAGGGAGGATTTCCTGAAAT ATGCCTGTCAGCTCACCCTGGACCCGAACACAGCCTACAGACAGCTCTACTTGTCTCGAGGGAACAGGAAAGCTGCCCTTAAGAGAGACCCCCAGTCCTACGGCGACAACCCTGCCAGGTTTGACTCCCTGCCCCAGATCCTTTGCAAGGAGCCCCTCTCTGGAGGCGCCTACTACTGGGAGGTTGACTGGAGCGGGGAGGGGGCAGCCATCGGTGTCACCTACAAAGGCATCAAGAGGAACGGCTATGGCGACACCTGCCGCATCGGATACAACCGCAAGTCCTGGAGCCTGTTCTGCTCTGATTCCAGCTACTCAGCCCGCCACAGCAAAGACCAGATAGAGATCAACCAGCCGTATTCGTCTCGTATAGGAGTGTTCCTCGACCATGCTGGGGGCACCCTCTCTTTCTACACTGTAGGGGACAGCATGTCTCTCATCCACCGCTTCAAAGCCTCTTTTAGTGAAGCTGTCTATCCAGGCTTCTGGGTTTGGTATGAATCGGCCATCACCCTCATCCAGCTGTGA